The genome window CCGTGCACCTGCCCCCTCCTGGTCCCTGTGCCAGGCAGGGGGGCAGCCTGTTGGCTCCTGCAGGGCCCTGAAGCACGACAACCTGCTCCAGTGTCTGGCCCAGTGCGCAGAGGTGACGCCCTACCTTCTGGTCATGGAGTTCTGCCCCATGGTGAGTGGCTGCCCACTACCACCTCTGCCACCAAGCTAGGGGCCCCCTAACTCCCTGGTTCCCAGGAGCAACCACTGTCAGCAGGGGTGGGGACTGTTAGTCCTAGGCCAGGCAGGAGGCTGACATCTCTTTCACCTCTTGGGGCGTCTTTACTGCATGTCATCCCTGAGGGCCACCAGCAATCTGGACCCTGCTGTCCAGCTGCCTCCCTAGGTGGCCATGACCTCTATGGCTTCCCTGGCATGTGGGGAGGGGCTCCCTTGCACTGGATGGGGTCAACAGCTTGGGGAGGAACCTGTGACCTCGGGCCACCTTCCTGGGGTCTGTCCTGTTCAGCGTCCTGCTTAGTTGTGCCATGTGGGGTCTGTTCTGGGTGGCCACAGCATGTGTGGACTGACTGGTTATGGGGCTGCCCCTCTTGGCAGGGGGATCTCAAGGGTTACCTGCGGAGCTGCCGAGTGGCTGAGTCCATGGCACCtgaccccctgaccctgcagcgCATGGCCTGTGAGGTGTCCTGCGGTGTCCTACACCTGCACCGCCATAACTATGTGCACAGGTGAGGGCTGTGGGGATCCTTCTTGGGCTGAGGGGAGACCCTCCCCTGACACAGCCTCTGGGGACCACTGCCCAAAGGAGCTCCACCAACTATCCAGAGGACCAGGATGGGCATACTATCTGCTGTCTGTGGGTGCCCAGAGAGAGAGCGTGTGGCTGTCCTCTGGCCCCAAGGTAGTGCCTCCAGCTGCTGGCACTTCCTCCTGGTCCCCTGCTCCAGTCCCCAGGGAGATGGTGctgtcctcctcctgctctgtccCCTGAGGTCGGCGAGCCAGCCAGCGTGGGGTCCCCAGAAGACGTGGCCATGGACATGGCCGTCCTCCCCAACAACATCCTGGTGCTGAGTGATGATCAACAACTCCAGCATCAGTGATTTTGTTGCAGAGGGCAGCTGCTAGCCTCCCGGTCTGATGCTGAGCCCTGCCTGCACCCCGAGTGCAGGCCTGTGCCCCCCATCTGTGTCCCCCTAGTGGCAGCCTCTGGCAGATGTGTGCTGCCCGTGTGTATGTGTCCAGGGCCCCCAACACCCCCGTGGGCACCCAGGGCTGGGTTGGAGGtagtggtggggagggagagccaTCAGGAACACTGGACCCCAGCTGCACCTTGGGTACCCCTGGGatgtggggggagggcaggaacAGAAACCTTAAGACACTTCAAACATCTGTGCACTCATGGATTCCCAGCTCCCTGGAGCCGCCCTGCTACAAGCCAAAGTGGCAGGAAAGATTTTGGGGCTGAGGAGGGGTTATACACTGGAGTCCCAGGGAAAGAGGGGGGCAGGCACTGGGATAGGTCCCAGTGGCAGCCAGACCTTGTTTACATTTTCTCTGAGACTTGTCCTTATGGATTCCCCAGTGCCTGGCCTGGAAGGCAGGGGATCaagcaggctggggtggggggctatgAGGGgtcttcccccacctgcagggcccccCAGTTGACCACCCTCCCCCCACAGTGACCTGGCCCTGAGGAACTGCCTGCTCACAGCTGACCTGACTGTCAAGGTCGGGGACTACGGCCTGTCCCACAGCAAATACAGAGTaagtgtggggggtgggaggaggtggggactggtggggcCAAGGTGACCTGTCCCTGTCTGCTGGCAGGAGGACTACTTTGTGACAGCCGACCAGCTGTGGGTGCCTCTGCGCTGGATGGCACCTGAGCTGGTGGACGAGGTGCATAGCAACCTGCTGGTGGCTGGGCAGACCAAGGCCAGCAATGTGTGGTGAGTGGGCGGGGCCCAGGGACAGGCTGGGGGCCATCTGCTGCTGCCACCAGCCCTCTGCCACTCATTCATCTGCCTGCTTCCTAGGGTGGGTGTCTTCCTGGGACAGGCCTGTGCCATCAGCTGTGACACAGCAGGGACATCTCCACTGTGTTCCTGGTCCTTGACTGGGACCCTGCTTGCATCCTGCCTGCTTCCCATTAGAGCCCAGATGTGTAACCTGCCCTGATGCCCTCTCCCTCTGATCCCACCTCTCCCCAGCTGAGCCTCCCTGCCTGTCCCCTGCTGCTTCATGGTACAGGGCTCTGAGCTGTCACCAAATCCACAGTCCTGTGTCCCAGAGCTTCATGAGGCCACTGCCCACCAGAAGTAGCCTAGGGAGGTCTGCCCACCCATGTCCTAGACAatgccctggtcccccaccttccTCAGCAGCCTCATCTCTGCCCTGGTGTCACTTACTGTGTGTTGCTATGAGGTGGGGAATGAAGGAAgtgacaaacacaaacacacagctTACAGCAAGCcggcctggcttttttttttttttttttaaatttactttcccttttggtgcccttgtttttcattgttactgatgtcatcattgttaagacaggacagagagaaatgaagagaggaggggaagacagaggggtggggagaaagatacatacctgtagacctacttcactgcctgtgaattgacccccctgcaggtggggagccgggggctcgaaacggaatccttacgctggtccttgctttgcaccacctgcgcttaacccgctgaactaccgcccgactcccccgccTGGTTTTTATGAGCCGTGCCTTCCTGGCCTGGCGGGTGGCAGGCCACACCCTGCCTGGCCACCCCCCACATGTTGCCCTGCCTACAGGTCTCTGGGTGTGACCCTGTGGGAGCTGTTTGAGCTGGGCACACAGCCCTACCCGCAGCACTCAGACCGGCAGGTGCTGGCCTACACCGTCCGGGAGCAGCAGCTCAAGCTGCCCAGACCCCAGCTGTCACCCACCCTGTCCGACCGATGGTGAGACCCCACATCTGggcttgcaggtggggggggggggtggaggcgtCCCCACCAAAGGAGGCTTCCAGTTCCCTGAGAGCCAAAATGACTCCTGAGTTGCAGGGTTCCAGCCATTTCTGGCCAGAAGGGATATGATCTCTGTACCCCAAACTGGCCAGCAGGCAGGGTGGGGTGCGCTGTAGGGAACTGCCTCCGCCCCTGGGGTTCCCTTGCTCCCTGAGCATAACTGGGGATAGACGGGGGGTCGCTTAATCAGTGGTGGTCCCTTAACCGATCCCCCTAGAACGCAGAGAGCAAACCATGCTCAGCACTGAGACAACTACGTCCTTCTCTGAGGCGGGCGTGGTCACTAGGGGGCGTGGCCTGCCGGGTGGTCGGGTGGGCGTGGCCATGTCTGATCATGGCGCGGCGTTGCCGAGTGAGCGTGGCATCACCCGACAGGGGCGTGGTCAGACATGATAGGGCGTGACCATGCCGGGTGGGTGTGGCCGCGCGTGGCTTAGCCTAGCCTCTTACAGGTACGAAGTGATGCAGTTCTGCTGGCTACAGCCGGAGCAGCGGCCCACAGCCGAGGAGGTGCACCTGCTGCTCACTTACCTGTGCACACAGGGTACATCCGAGGTGGAGGAGGACTTTGAGCGGCGCTGGCGCTCCATGCGGCCGGGCGGGGGCGGCCTGGAGTCGGCGGGGCTGGCGCTGGGGGTGGCGGGCGAGCTGGCCGCCGCATCATCCTTCCCGCTGCTGGAGCAGTTCGCGGGGGACGGCTTCCACGGCGACGGTGACGACGTGCTGACGGTGACAGAGACAAGCCGCGGCCTCAACTTCGAGTACAACTGGGAGACAGGCCGCGGGGCTGAGGCTTTTCCGCCGCTGGGGGCCGTGCACCTGCAGGAGCCGGGGGCCCTCGACGGCGCACCTCCTGGTGTGGTGCCGGTGCTCAGCGCGCACAGCCCCTCGGTGGGCAGCGAGTACTTCATCCGCCTGGAGGAGCCCGCGTCCACCGCCGGCCACCACCAAGACTGCGCTGGCTGCGCCCCCAGGCCCCGCCGAGGCTCCCAGTCTCCCTCTGACGCCGGGGACCCCGATGACGACTCAGACGGCAGTGCAAGTGCCTCGCTAGCCATGGAGCCGCTGCTGGGCCGACCGCCGCCCTCGGACGACCCCTGGGGTGGCCGCTACCTGAGAGGGAGCCTTGGCCAGCCCCCGCCTTGGCCCTCGCGCTCACCCTCCCCTGAGGCCCAGATGCTGCAGTCCCCCAGAGCTGAGGACCTTGACTGGGGCGCTGTGGCTTTCTGCCCGCCCTTTTTGGAGGACCTGCCCAGCACACCCCCCACAGAGTCCCCAGGTGGAAAGGAGCAGCGGGCAACCAGGGGCAGCAGGGCTGCCTCACACAGACACTGGACCTCCAATGTGTctgccaacaacaacagtggccaGCGCTCCCAGGAGTGCTCAGAGCCCAGCTTCTCCCGCGGCTGTGTGGACTGCTGTCCTGACTCAGAGCAGcccccctgggccagcccagagttgcaccaccccctggccatGGAGGACTCCAGAGAATCCCTCCTCAGGCTGCAGGAGGTTGTCACCTGCCTGGTCACACCGCCCTGGACAGAGGATGGGGGCCATGGAGACCCTCCAGAGCTCAGGCTTACTGAGGAAGCTGAGGGTCCCAGTGGGCCCCCACTACCCctcccatccatcccatccccatcccaggaGGGAGCCCCACTCCCCGCTGAGGAGGCTGGTGCccccaccaccctgcctgcatctCCCACACCGGCCACTGAGCCAGCTGGACCCCAGGACAGTGGCAGCAACTTGCTGGAGCTGGAGGCATCAGGCAGTGAGGACGAAGACGCCACTGAGGCCACACCTGGTATTTTTACTGACCTGTCCAGTGATGGCCCACAGCCAGAGAGGCCCAGTATGGTGCCAGCCCTGCGCTCCCTGCAGAAGCAAGCAGGCACCCCCGACTCCCTGGACTCACTGGACATCCCATCCTCTGTCAGCAGTGGTGCCTATGAGTCTTGCAGCCCCTCAGCCATGGGAACTCCTGGTGTGCAGCCCCGTGCCTTGGACAGTGGCTATGACACAGAGAATTACGAGTCCCCCGAGTTTGTGCTCAAGGAAGCACACGAGTCCGGTGAGCTGGGGGCCTTTGGGGAGCAGATCTCTGAGGGCCAGAGCCCAGGGCCCGAGACCCAGCTCTCCACACTTCCAGGCGGCCTGAATGAGAAGAACCCCTACAGAGACTCAGCCTATTTCTCTGACCTGGACACAGAGCCAGAGCTGCCCTGTGCCCCTGAGACCCCAGACCCTGAGCTGGAATTGGGGAGCCCTCAGGGCCCAGCCACAGAGTCTGAAAGGATCTCCCTGGAAGCTGGGGTGCATGAGGAGGGCCTGCCCCTGCCGCTGCCCAGAGAAGCTTCCCCAGAACCTGGCCCTGACCCCacactgccacctcccaggccccccagcccagcccaggagcTGCCAGTGGTGCCCAGCCTTGGGGGCTCCATTTTCCTGCTGAGCCCAGTCACCAGTGCAGAGAACCAGGAGGCCCCAGGCCTACTGTCACCAGTGGCGCTGCAGAACCGGATAGGTGCCCCCTCCAGAGCCCCGCTCTGCCTGGCCCTGCCTGCAGCCCCTGAGGGCAGGCCTAAGGAGGAGGACAACGACGACAGCGACGAGTCGGATGAAGAGCTTTCCTGCTACAACATGCAGGAGCCTAGCGAGGACAGCGAGGAGGAGGCGCCCGTGCCGGTGGTGGTGGCTGAGCGCCAGAGCGCACACAACCTGCGCAGCCTGCTCAAGATGCCCAGCCTGCTGACCCAGGCCTTCTGTGAGGACCTGGAGCGCAAGAAGAAAGCCGTGTCTTTCTTCGACGATGTCACCGTCTACCTCTTTGACCAGGTGCGGAGGCCTCGCTGGCAGCGGGCAGACAGGGGCTGTGGTGCTGGGCCCGGTGGCCACCATGTGCTGCTCTACCCCTGCAGGAGAGCCCAACCCGGGAGGCTGGGGAGCCTCTCCTGGCAGCCAAGGAGCCGGCACCAACCTTCTTGGCCGGATCCTCTGGAGCTCTGGGCCGACCACGCCAGGCAGACAACTCCCGAGAAGGCTGCACCGCAGAGGGTgagctgggggcggggcctgatGCTTCGACGTCACGCGGGGCGGGGCCTTCCAGACACGTGACGTCACGCACATAGGGTCACGGTGTATCATCATGAGTGGACAGGGCCTTCGGGCGAGGCTTCGGGCTGGGACTCCTCAGTGTTGTATTAGTCACGCCCCTAGGCGCTAGGTGGGTGTGTGACGCCACGAGTGACGTGAACTGGTGACGTCCTGGCCCGCGTGACCTACTCTTTGCAGGAGGAGGGTTCCCCTGGGCGGAGGACTTCCCGCTGCTGTCCGCTGAGAAGCCGCCCCTGGCCACCCCTGCACCCCCCACGCCCCCCGCTCCAGGCCTCTTCTCGCGCTTCACTGTGTCGCCCGCGCCCGCGTCCCGCTTCTCTATCACCCACGTCTCAGACCCGGACGCCTGCGCCCAGCGAGGTGAGGCTGGGGGCGCCCGGCGGGAGGGACCCCAGCAGGGACCTAGGGGGCGGGCGGGTGCCTTCACTCCTGTCCCCTGTTCcctatggggaaactgaggccccaaGAGGTCGGGACACTCCCTGAACCATGGGCTTCGGACTGGACTCTCAGCACAGCCCGATTCTGCAGGGGCCTGTCTACATGGGACTACAGCCAGTGTCCCCCAGTCGCCCGCGGACACCTCCACTTCCCATAGGAAGGAGGGCGTGGTGCATCTGCTGGCCCTGGGTGCGTGCCCTGCAGAAACAGGCCTGGGATGGTAACCCTGGCAAGGCTGGCCGCTGGGAGCTTGGGGGCAGCTATCCTGGGGCTCCGTGTGCTATCATCACCCCCTTgctcatcctcccccccccccccgtttgccAGGGCCTGCAGCGGGTGCTGAGGGCAGCTGCAAAGAGGCTTGAGGCACAGGCAAACCCCACCCAGAGGCTGACGTCACTGGAGTCCCAGCTCCAGCAGCATGGACAATAGTGACCAAGAATGAGTGGCTGCTCCCAGTGCCCGGGTTTCCTGCGCCCCCCCACCCTCCGTTGGTCAGCAAGGACACAGGCTGCCCTCTGGCTCTGGACAGAGTGAGCCCGGGGTGTCTGAGGCTGGTCTGCCCTGGATACTGGGGTTCTCTACACCCCTGGGGGCCCCAGGCAGCTATGTCCACCCTTTACTGCCCTCCAGTCTGAGGCCCAGTGATGGACTCTGAGGCTTGGGGGGGGGTCTTGCTTTTGGCAAGAGGCCCCCTGGGATAGACTCTGACACCCTCTGCCTGACCCTCCTGGTTCTGGCTTTGCTCAATGTAGGAGGGGGCCCCAGGCCCCTCACCTTGTCTGTGGCTccaagcctcccctccccccaccagctGACTCAACTGGACTTGAGTGTCCCCCCACTCTGACTGCCAAGGGAAGGGGGCCCACACCCCACGACTAGTCAGGGGCTCCTGAtgcagggatggggtgggggcaggggggacaGGGTCATGCAGGGCATATTTTTGTAATCACTGTTGTATGAGCGAATGAGAATAGGGCGATTTTAAGTTATTGTTGCCAAAGAGATGTAAAGTTTACTGTTGCTTCTGGGGTGTGTCTATGGGGgggattgtttttgttttgtttcctgtttatagtTTGAGGCATAAGACGCTGATGCAATGActttcttgttccttttttttaaaagagaaagcaagctaaggaataaaaaaaaagcacttcTAAGTGTGTCCTTTCTTTTGTGGGACTGTAGTCAGAAGCtgggcaggtgggggtctggccaTGTGGAGGTGGTGCTCAGCTGCTGGCTTTGCCAGGGTGGGCACTGTAACTGTTGGCACAGCTGAGCAGAAAGGCTGCATTGTTGGCACAGTAGGTAGAAGAGAGGTGGAGTGGCCTGGACCAGAGCAGTGATGGGAACCACTCTGTCCACTTCTGTTGTGAGTTGGATTTGGCCACTTCTGCCCTGTGATTCTACCTCCCACCCACTAGAAACCTCCTGTTGTGGCAGCGAGAGGCAGGGAGTCCTCCCATCTGTCCCACATTGTCCTAGGGCAAAGCAGGTGGGGTGGTGAATTCTTAGGGGGATGATATCTGGAACTTGTCCCCATGTCAGTGGTCACCACGGTTGAGTTTCAGCCACAAACATCAGAAAGTAGATCCAGTTAGAATGTGAAAAAATTGTATTTTAGCTGGAACTCAGAAGCAGATGGGCTGGGGCAGAACCTCTGACAGTGGACACAGTGGGGGTGGAAGGGCCCAGGAAGGAGGGCCTGGTGAGGCCTCCCACAGCTGACTGCAAGAGTGGGGTGTCCCAGCAGGGGGTCCAATGCTTTTAACAGTCCTCTTCAAAGAAGGGTGCAGTGCCCCCTGCTGTTCCCTGTCTCAGGTGACAGCACAGTTAGCATGGGCTGGGGGCAACTGCTTATTGAGCACTCAGTTGGGGACCACCCTGAggatgccactgcccacccctagCCAGCAGGTCTGGTAGGGGCCAGCCCCTCCATCGTTGGCTTGAGGCCACTCCCACAGGGCTAGCTGGGTCCTGCCCAGGCCAGATGGTGGGGTGGCCAGCGCTGGGCAGGTCTCAGGTATGGAAGTGGACAATGCTCTGATggagcaggggtggggcaggcagtgggTGTGGGCCAGCCATCAGCCCAGGATGGGAGCAGACCTGTCATTGGTTACTGTGGGCTTCAGCTGGACATTGGTGAAGGGGTTcctgaggagagaagaggagatgggGTTAGTGTGGGCAAGCCTGTTGCACCCCTAGAACCACCCCCTGCCCCGCAAGAGACCCTGGTCAGTGGCCCAGGCTTGGTGTTCAGAACCAATGGGCAGTGATGGCCTTTCAGAGGGATTTGGGGGGTGCTCCCATGGAAGAAGGGAGTGTGTGGGGTCCTCTCTGCACTCTCCACTCTGCCTACGGGGACATGTCACCTGGTAACCATGTGGACAGACATGGGCCACCACACAGGCCTGCCCCATACATGCCAGGGGATGGGGCCTGGCCAGCTAGACAGACTGGGGCCAGGCACATCGGCAGAGACAGGGTGGCTGGGGTGGACTCTGCCCCCTGCAGAGGGCACCTGCCTCCTAGGGGCCACACCACTCCCTGTGCATGGGGCAGGTTCCATGGATAGATGGGACACTCCAGACAAGGGAAGACAGGGATGAGATGAATGTGGGGGCCACAGCGGGGCACTCTTGGCCTCCACAGGTGCAGTGCAGGGCACGGGCTGGGGGGGGGCACAGGACGCAGGTAGCCTGCTGACAGCACAGATGGCACATGGGACATGGACAGGACCACACTTCCAGCTACAAGCATTACCTGGGGCAGGAGTCACCTCTGGCAGTGCTGGTGGAACATCTGAGGGGTGGCCACTGGGCATGTGGTCCAGCCTGCCTCAGGGGAGGGTGCTAGGGGCACCACCCTGCATGTTTCCCAAACCTAAGACTGCACTGAGCTAGGACACACTACTGGGGAGGGGCAGACCAAGACTGTCTTCTTACTTCTGggttgagccctgagtcctgtgaTGGGGACCCCATTAACATCTGGATCTgcaggctgggaggtagcacaatagaTGGGTATGTTGGAGTCTTGGTCATGGGGTCCTGAGGTCCTAAGCTTGATCCCTGGTGTCACATATGCCAGATGGATTCTCTGGATATTtttcttaatcactcactcactctaataaaataaaagcctttgAAATCTGATTACCAAATTACAGTACTGCCAAATCTGGTCACTCCTAGGGGTGTCCTTGCTTCTGATCCATGCTCCTGATCTGTGACTACATGCCACACTACTATCATACTGCTGTGATGAGGGAAGGGCACCCAGGCCCTGGCTGCCACCTGACCAGACCCTGTTCTAGACAACAGCTTTGTGTCTCTGGCTGTCCCTTTCCCACTCAGCGTCAAGGTGGCTGGTCCTGGGAGGTGGGACacggagacagaggggagagtgTGGGCCCTGCTTAGGGGTAGGAGAAGGGGCTGTGACTTCTGTATTGATCAAGCTAGAGGGCAGAATGGCCAGGGGGCAGTAGCTTGGCTTCCTGTCTTGACGCTCCCAGTCCCCTTAGGGAGGGTGGAGGGCAAGAGACCACCACTTCTACAGGGAGAAGGGCTCCCAAGAgtctctctggtctctggtcagCACTGTCCTCCCTCTAATACTGCGGTGCATACCCTAGATTCTAAGGAGAGGAGCCAGGCTCTCCAGGAACCTCCTCCTGCAATCCCCTCATAGTGTAGACCAGAGTCTTGGGGTATCAAGACCCTTGAGCATATAGCACCTTCTAGAATGTTCTGTGAAAGAACAGGAAAATGCACTGGAGACTACTCATGACCCTGGTGGGTGGAGTGTGAGAACTAAACTGACAGGACCTAACAGGATGAGGCTTCTCGCAAACCCACTGCTCTCTAGGGCAGAGGCACATAGGCATCTGTTGCTGGAGCTAGCAGTGCCAGGGTGCCTCCCGGCAGTGCACCTGGTAGGTGACTAACAAGAGCCAAGTCCACAAAGTGCAGGGCTGTGCTGGAGAAGAGTTGGTTAAAAGTCACATTGGGCTAGTCAATCTTTCACAGAGAGCAAACAGACTTGTACTGGTAGCCTCTGCCTGGCAACGTAGGTCTGAGTGGCAGGAGGCCTCTGCACTGCCCCATGGGTGGCCCTGGGACACCTGTCTTGGAGCCCCATCCTTGAGGTTTGTCTCTGTGGGTGTCTGCTGCCCACTGTCGCTCACATTCATTTCCAGCAGCTTCGTTCCCAGAGCCACCGTGATGGCGGACAATCGTCTGTGATTATTTTCTGAGTCAACTGCTTGCATACAGGGTACAGCTGCGTCGCCGTCAAGTACCATGTTCTGCGGGGAGTCCGGTGCTCTTGGATGTGCGTGGAGCCCAAGTCTTCAGGGCGAGTGCCTGCCCTTTTGGAGTTGATGTGCTGGCATTTCCAGACTCCTCAAACTGCCCAGGGGTACCCTCTCCCCCAACTGAAGGTGGGGCCAGGCTGACAGTGCATCTGGGCGATGCATTAGGGACCCCGATTTCTACCCTGTGTCACTACACCCAGACAGAAGCTGTGCTGGCCTGTGCTCCCTGGGGCAGgacaggcagctggctgccagTGTGCTCTGGTGACCACCAGCAGAGCTGCTGTGCCCCCCATGTCAGCTGGGCACTAGGCAGGGTGCTGGGGGTGAAAGACCCACTCACCTGGCCATGGTCCCCCCACATCTCTCCACAGGTGGCTCACCACCCGAGCTCATCAGAGGCAAGAGAGAAATCCAGGCTGAAGCCCTGTGTCCACAGCGGGCTGCCACAGGGGTGGGGGTCAGCGGAAGCCAGCAGCCCCATAAGCTTCCAGAGAGGAGGACAGCACCCACAGAGATATCAGGGAAAACAAAGGCCCAGAGCCCATAGCCCAGAATGGAGGTAGCTTGCAGACCCTCAGACCCCAGTCCTTTATGCCCACAGGCGAGGCCTGAGGGCGTGGCAGAGCTGGGATGTGGCTGAGCAGCGTAAGAGCAAGGGCACTTACTACTCTAGTCAGCAGCTCAGAATCGGGCCACCTCCACATCAGAGCTGCAAGGAAACACAAGACTGGTTGGTGGCAGAGTGTATGGGGGGTGTGTGCTCCCCCTGACCCCTGCCCAAGTGTTCTGGAGGCTGCTGGGTACATAGGGGTGGGGAGGCTGGAAGGAAGCACCACACCCAACtcgatgcaataaataaaacttttattcaAACAACTGCAGTACAGGGCACAATTCtgatttaaaaaaccaaaaaaaccaaaaaaaaaaaaaaccaaaaaacccaaaaggaggaaaggaaaaatattctCAGCACTTTACATCTTCACACAAGGTCTGCGGTTTGTGTGTACATTCATCCACGGGTCATGGAATCCCCTGGATTTGAGATCTCTTCGCAGAATGCCCAGGCTAGCCCCAGAGGCGCTTTTCAAAACACAGGTGTGAGTCCTGGTTTGCAAgattaggttctttttttttttttttttccttccttaagTATAAAACAGGCCTTTCTGAGTCTTGAGccacttcacacacacacttatcggCTATGGTCCTAGTCCGAGGGCAGCGCTTGCTAAATGACATCAGAAAAAGGGGGTGTCCTCGACTTGGCAGGGGCTCCCACGGTGGGGCGGGCTGGGGGGCACCCTCGCCCACTGCCCAGATTCAGGGTGTGAGAAGACAAAACCAGTAGCTGCTGAGTCCAGCGTGGCGCTTTCTAAAGTCACCGAGACATACAAAAAGATGAGAGCGTTTAGGGACAGGCGCAGGGCCTCGTGCCCAGGGCGCCCTCCCTGGGGCTAGCCTTGGACCCTGGTCCCACATGGCCAGGGCGCCCCTGCTGGCGGCCTTGTTCATCCAGCAGGTAAAGGAGTGGCTTGCAGAAGGTGTGGGGTGGGTGGTCTCGGGGCTCTTTGGAAAGTCCGTGTGTGGCCAGGTGGTGCCCATACCTGCCCCCACTCCACTGGGCAGGCCACCTTGGGGCACTGGGCAGCGGCCTCCCTCATAGGAGCAGCCAGCTTCCTCAGGAggcactggggtggggagggggccccGGGCACCCCCATCCTGTCGCGGGTGCCCCTGTGGGCAGGATAGTCAGATGCAGAATGACAGAACGTACACTGGAGTCCATGcatgtctgttttttgtttgtcagggggaaaaaaaaaaagagtccttttccccattttttttttcttttttggttttttgtttgtttgttttgtttttctttttcttcaaactTTGGGCCCAGGTGGAGCCTTCGGAAAGGGACACTGAGTCATGGacatggcaggtggggagcagaggcaagGACACCCCACCAGATGGGACACATGGGGTGAGGGGTGGCTTGTAAACTCAGGGAGCAGAGGTGGGGCAGCACCATGGACCCTGGGGTGTCAGAGTCTGGGGGTCACCAacaaaaaggcggggggggggaaggggtgggaggggCGGCGGGGGGAGAAAAGAACCCAAGAAGAGACCAGCACACGCTGAGAAGAGACCGGTGGAGACCACAGATTGGGGGTCCTCCGAGCAGTGGCTGCCTGTGGTCAGCGTCCTCACACTGTGGACACCAGCGTGCCGCTGCCACTGCAAAGCAAGCACAGGACGGCTGCggcagcaccccaggccccacccGCCCAGCCCAGGAGGAGGCAGGGCTAGGACGGTTGAGTCTAGGTAccacagatgaagagctgggccAAAAACAGTGctgggggaccccccccccccagtggtggGTCCCAGGTCCAGCTGGATATCCACTAATGGGcctgtccccacccacccacttggTGAGATCCTGCCTGTGTCCCACTCTTCTGAGGGGGGGGTCAGGCCCAAGGATCAGAATAGGCCCAGAGTGGCCCCCTCAGTCTCCTCTCCCTGGAGATTCTCCCCATCCCAGTCCCCTTGAGACTTGGGActccccctctctcacacacacaactgTTCATGGAAATCAGGATGCATCAGAGAAGTGCTTACCTGCTCACAGCCCTTGGCCCATAGTCGTCCAGGCCCTAGGAGGAAGGGGCATGGGTCAGCAAGGGTCCCGGGCACCACAAGGTGTGGGCAGGGCT of Erinaceus europaeus chromosome 14, mEriEur2.1, whole genome shotgun sequence contains these proteins:
- the AATK gene encoding serine/threonine-protein kinase LMTK1 isoform X2 gives rise to the protein MSSSFFNPSFAFSSHFDPDGTPLSELSWSSSLAVVAVSLSGLFTVVALMLACLCCKKGRIGFKEFENAEGEEYAAELSMQGSPTAVPNGPDVYILPLTEVSLPMAKQPGRSVQLLKSADLGRHSLLYLEEIGHGWFGKVFLGEVNSGLSSMQVLVKELQASASVQEQMHFLEEAQAYRALKHDNLLQCLAQCAEVTPYLLVMEFCPMGDLKGYLRSCRVAESMAPDPLTLQRMACEVSCGVLHLHRHNYVHSDLALRNCLLTADLTVKVGDYGLSHSKYREDYFVTADQLWVPLRWMAPELVDEVHSNLLVAGQTKASNVWSLGVTLWELFELGTQPYPQHSDRQVLAYTVREQQLKLPRPQLSPTLSDRWYEVMQFCWLQPEQRPTAEEVHLLLTYLCTQGTSEVEEDFERRWRSMRPGGGGLESAGLALGVAGELAAASSFPLLEQFAGDGFHGDGDDVLTVTETSRGLNFEYNWETGRGAEAFPPLGAVHLQEPGALDGAPPGVVPVLSAHSPSVGSEYFIRLEEPASTAGHHQDCAGCAPRPRRGSQSPSDAGDPDDDSDGSASASLAMEPLLGRPPPSDDPWGGRYLRGSLGQPPPWPSRSPSPEAQMLQSPRAEDLDWGAVAFCPPFLEDLPSTPPTESPGGKEQRATRGSRAASHRHWTSNVSANNNSGQRSQECSEPSFSRGCVDCCPDSEQPPWASPELHHPLAMEDSRESLLRLQEVVTCLVTPPWTEDGGHGDPPELRLTEEAEGPSGPPLPLPSIPSPSQEGAPLPAEEAGAPTTLPASPTPATEPAGPQDSGSNLLELEASGSEDEDATEATPGIFTDLSSDGPQPERPSMVPALRSLQKQAGTPDSLDSLDIPSSVSSGAYESCSPSAMGTPGVQPRALDSGYDTENYESPEFVLKEAHESGELGAFGEQISEGQSPGPETQLSTLPGGLNEKNPYRDSAYFSDLDTEPELPCAPETPDPELELGSPQGPATESERISLEAGVHEEGLPLPLPREASPEPGPDPTLPPPRPPSPAQELPVVPSLGGSIFLLSPVTSAENQEAPGLLSPVALQNRIGAPSRAPLCLALPAAPEGRPKEEDNDDSDESDEELSCYNMQEPSEDSEEEAPVPVVVAERQSAHNLRSLLKMPSLLTQAFCEDLERKKKAVSFFDDVTVYLFDQESPTREAGEPLLAAKEPAPTFLAGSSGALGRPRQADNSREGCTAEGGGFPWAEDFPLLSAEKPPLATPAPPTPPAPGLFSRFTVSPAPASRFSITHVSDPDACAQRGACLHGTTASVPQSPADTSTSHRKEGVVHLLALGPAAGAEGSCKEA